GGCGGTAGGCTCCAGGACCCGCCGGGGCCTCGGACTCTCCCGGGGCCGCTCTCGGCtcccgggggtggggtggcggggcCGTCCGGGGCCCCAGCGCCGCGGCACAAACAGGCGCCGGACGCGGAGCCGCCAGGAAGCGCGGGAGGGGGGGCGGGACGAGGGGGGGGGGCCGGGCCGCCTGGTAACCCCTCCCTGTCCGGGCCTCGCGGCTCAGTCCCCGGGCAGGGCTAACCCGCTGACCCCCGGACCCCCTCTGGGCCTCCGCCCTCCAGGCCCTTCCGGGATCCCCGCCCCCTGAATCCCTGGGGTCCTCTCTGGTCCCGGAGTCCCTGCCCCTAGCCCCTAGGGGCAGAGCCGAccggcccctccccacttccgcgagggggcaggggcggggtcACGAAATGGGCCCTTAGCCCGGGGGCGGGGCTTTTCCTAAGGGGCAAGGCCAAGGCATCTCGAATTGGGGCTGGCAGGGGCCAGGGCAGCGGGTTAttaaggatgggggtgggaggattcCCAGGGTATTGGGGTCAGGATGGCATTAGCCCAGCTCAAGCCGGGCTGGGCTGACTCAGCACCCTGCGCCGGCCAACCCTAGTCCCTGAGAGCTCTGCTTTCCCTTGGGCAGAGATGGGAGATGGCGCCGGTGTTGCCCCTGGtgctgcccctccagccccgcaTCCGTCTGGCACAGGGGCTCTGGCTCCTCTCCTGGCTGCTGGCGCTGGCCGGTGGCCTCACCCTCCTCTATAGCGGGCACCTCCAGGTCCAGCTGTGGCACCTCAGCACCTtcttggctccctcctgcccATTTGCTGCCCTGCCCCGGGTTGCCCTGGCAGCTGGTGCGGTGGCTTTGGGCACAGGACTGGTGGGTGCAGGGACCAGCAGGGCCAGTCTAGACGCAGCTCAATACCCTCCCTGGCGGAAGGTCCTAGGCCCACTGCTCGTGGTTGGcactgctgggggcgggggtctTCTGGTCCTGGCCCTGGGACTGGCCCTGGCTTTACCTGGGAGTCTGGACACAGGgctggaggagggcctggggactGCCTTGGTTCACTACAAAGACACAGAGGTGCCCGGACACTGTCATGCCAAACGGCTGTTGGATGAGCTGCAGCTGAGGCACCACTGCTGCGGGCGCCACGGGTACAAGGATTGGTTTGGGGTCCAGTGGGTCAGCAGCCGTTACTTGGATCCCAATGACCAGGACGTGGTGGAGTGAGTGTCTTattcccccgcccccctcctcctggcctccttcccctccttttcctcctccccatcccttgAAACCCACCTTACCCAGATAGGAAGTAAATAGAGCCTAGTGATCGAGAGAATGGGTTACAGATCTGCTATCTATCAGGTGTGTGACCCAGGGCATGTTACCAAACAGCTCTGggcccatttcctcatttgtagaatGGAGCTAATGGGACCGATCTTACAGACTTATTGTGAGGATAAATGAATTATGCACGCCCGGCACACAGCAAACCAGTCAGTGAAGGtctttttcctgtttcccttCTCCATTCCTGTGCCCGGCAGCCTTTCCTCCAGGCCTCGACTTCCAGACGCCCTaactcccctgtcccctccctttgCAGCCGCATCCAGAGCAACGTGGAGGGCCTGTATCTGATCGACGGTGTCCCTTTCTCCTGCTGCAACCCCCACTCACCCAGACCTTGCCTGCAAAGCCGGCTCTCAGACCCCCATGCCCACCCGCTCTTTGATCCCCGTCAGCCCAACCTAAACCTCTGGGCACAAGGATGCCACGGGGTGCTGCTGGGGCACCTGCAGGGTTTGGCGAGCACGCTGGGCAGCATGCTGGCTGTCACCTTCCTGCTGCAGGTGAGTCAGCAAAGTGTCTGAGGGCTGCCTCCAGCTCTGGCCCCTGGGGCGGTGGACCCTCACTGacctctttccctttgcttttccccCAGACTCTGGTGCTCCTGGGCCTGCGGTACCTGCAGACAGCACTGGAGGGGCTCGGAGGAGTCATCgatggggagggagagacccAGGGCTACCTCTTTCCCAGCGGGCTGAAGGACATGCTGCAAACAGCGTGGCGACAGGGAGGGGTTGCTCACAGGCCGGCACCTGAGGAGACCCCACCGGAAGAGGCACCTCCTAAGGAGGGTCCACCTGAGGCCTAGTGGCCTggtggggaatgggaggggggaaggggagggatggaCAAACACTGAAAACCTCACAACTCCATACCAAGGctccaggtgggggggggggggtccctgggaTTAGAGGGGTTAAGGATAGTCACCGAGCTGGACTGGGGGCGGCAGGAAAACTAGGTGGCCGGGGCTTAGCCCCTGCGGCTGGAACCAGCGGGGAACAGAGAAAACACAGGGTGATGGGAAAGCGACACGGGAAGGGCTGGCGACTGCTCCTGGCACAGAGACTCAATAAAGCTTTTTGCACTGAAGCCACCGATCTTCCTTTCAAGGGGGTTGGGGGGCCCTGGGAGAATTGATTCCTGTCTGATAGAGAAGCCAGGACTCCTGGGTTTCGACTCTGGGAAGGATCTCAAATGCAAGAGCCAGAATGTGTGGAATGAAGGAAACCACAGGCCCCTCCAGCTTGAGATCTTTTATTCTGGAGGTAGGAGAGGGGGTCAGCATGCTCAGGTGGGGAGGGTCCAGCCCAGCTCCTCCAGCCCCCCAGGGCATGCCCAGCCCCAGTGAGTTGCCCGGTTGCTCAGCAGCCCTCCCTCCTGAGTGCCTGTCCTTCTGCTCCGCCCCAGACAGGGCTGACCTGGCTCAATACAAGGGCTGCTTGTCCCCAGCCTGTGGGCAGTGCCACAtggcaggctgggggaggggcgaagCAGCTGGGCCATGCCCTGGGGCtgagggggcagaggggccaCCGCCCCGGCTCTGAGGGGTCAGGACTAGGAAAACCGGATCCTGGGCAGGCCAGGGGCCCAGTCCGCCAGGTCTGTGCCTGAGGAGGTGGTAGTCAGGGTGGGGCCTGCCATCACACCTCGACAGCTGGGTCTGAGCCTCGGCCCTGCCGCTGCAACTGCTCCTCCTGCTTCATCTTGGGCTTCTCCGTCCGCGTATGCCACACCAGAACCTGTCCCAGGAGGCTTTCGGTTAGAACTGGGCCCTCTGTGTAGAGTGGACCCACTCACCCCCTCTACACACACAGCGTTGGCTCCAAAGCGTGAATGGCAGGAGGCTTTAGTGCCTCTAAAATAGAGGCCCCTCACCCGCTCTGTGCTACATGGGTGCCCAGGGGACCACTTTCCTTCCCTGGCTCCCAGCTTCCCCTGCAGTAGTGCTGTCGGCAAGGTTGAGTCCGGGCCCTGGAAGGTCCCTCGTGGTTCAAACACCCACCCTGTGATCCTCCTCCCCAAGGCCTTACTCCACTTTCCCCCCATCACCTTGCCGTATCCCAAAGCTGGAGTTCTGCCCACCTTCATCCCTTACCCGAGTGCAGTTGGCAGCTCGCGGCTCCAGGTCCTTGGGATCCACGAGGTGGCTCAGGAGACTGCTCTCCAGGTGGCCCCGGGGAGCAGTAGCATCAAACTGGGCGTTGGGCTTTGCCAACAGCAAGGGCAGGGCAACAGCGAATCCTGCCATATCCACTGGAAAGGGCCTGTTGGGCTCCCATGCCGTGTGGAAGCCCACAACCCGGCCATCCTGTACCCGAGGGCCCTCAAATCGCAGGCCGCCTACCAGCCCCACAGGCCACACTGAGACACCACGGGTCCAGCGCATCTATGAGAGGTCAGAAGAGACGAAACAGACACGGGGTGGCCCAGGGACAAGGGAGCAGCAGGAAGGACCGCTGGGGTCACTCTGGCCCACTGCTCCCCCTCCTCACACAGCAGCCTAGAGCAACACTGGTAACCAGGGCAACAGGCAAAGCTGGCCCCGCCTGGCCTCTCTcccgatcccccccccccccacccacccacctccggTGCTCACCTCTTCAAAGAGCTCCCGGCTGTAGGTGTTGTCATCATCAGCAAAGTATACGACTCCCCGGGTGCCGGCTGGGGGGGGGTCCTTCTCTCCCCCGACGGCGCCCCCTCCTCTCCGGAGCCAGTCCAGGGCCCTGTTCCGTTGTTCTACACCACGGGGCCGAACCCAGCCTGGCTCACCCTCCCTGAGCCGCTGGGCCTTGGGGGTGAGGACTGCCAGGTGTGTGAAGAGGAGGCCCGAAGCCGCCAGCAGCCCAGAGACCAATGGGCTGGGGCCTTCAGCATCCTCCACCAGCAGCCAGTGCAGCCGGGGCACCAGGCTCAGCGTCTGGGACAGCCGCACAAGCTCTGCTTTTTGCACCAGCCTGCAGGGGGAGAGATGAAGAGGAGGGCGAGGGGTGGGCACCGTTTACTCACTCCAGCCAGTATACATAGCTTCGCCTGAGCCCCTTCTAGTATCCCCCGTGGTCTTTCCCCAGCCAATATCCAAACTCCTTTTCTCGCTTGTCAATTTCACACTGCATTCATTCACCTCCCCTGTTCGTACAGCCCGTGTCTGTCACTCGCCTCAACCCAAGGGCTCTGGCTGTGGGAGACTACACGTTAAGGggcacaggctttggaatcagctCTGGGTTTGAATGCCAGTTCTGTTACTTATTAGGTAAGACACTGGGGGGAAAAGGGTCAGATCTCCCCAAACCTGTTTCCTCTGCTATCAAATGGGATGAACGGTACTTTACAACAATGTCATCTTGAAGATTAAATTATAATGACTTTCTAAAATACCCTTAGGACCAGGTCCTCTTCCTCCTATGTTTGGGTTTCCAGATAGAGGTATTTAGAGGAGTCCtttgcctccttcctctccaggGAATTTTCCAGAGTTTAGACAAGAAACTGGGAAGGTGTGGCCCAGTTTATCCTTCTAGGCTTCTTGGTCCTTCAGATCAGTCTGTCCGTCCCAGGGTTGGTGCTGCATGTGTGTAAGGGGACGGGGTTGACAGCTGGCTGTGCCTAGATGGGTCAGCCATCTGATTCCAGGGAGGAGTTAGTAGGCTCTTTAGCGACAGACCCAAAACCATGTTCCCCAGTTGGTTTGTATCAATAATAAagctatattttaataaaaaaaaaaaaaagtaggagtgcctgggtggctcagtcggttgagggactgacttcggctcaggtcatgatctcacggtttgtgagttcgagccccgcgttgggccctgcgctgacagctcagagcctggagcctgcttcggattctgtgtctccctctctctctctctctctgcccttcccccactcatgctctgtctctctctgtctcagaaatacataaacattaaaagttaaaaaaaaaaaaaaaggagagcccttagcacagtgcctggtagaGAGTAAACACACTGTAAATCACAGCTGGCGTAACTGGTGTGACATAAGGCCAAGGCCTTTTCTATTTCAATTGAGTCAGGGGAGCTCAAGCTTTCTCCCCAAAGGATCCCTGAGAGAGAGTGAACTCGGGCAAGCTCGACGTTTCTTTGAAACTATATGGCTCTATCTTAAACTTTGGCAGGAGCTGTGTATTCGATTTCACAGTGTACCCCTGTCCATTTCAATGGAAAAACAACCATTTTCTCACACATCTTTGAGGAAAGATGTGGCTCATTTATCCTGTCACTTGGCATGCCCTAGTTTGAGAAACACCCCCTGGCCCGGTGACTCCCCAgactcctccccaacccccacctcctgGCCAGTGCCAGGCCTCCTGGGCGTACCAGAGCCCGTACCTGGCGTAGGTGGGGGTAACAACATAGATAGTAGGCAGGGCCTCAGGTTcggggggctgggcaggggcagggggtgggcgaCGGAGATCAGCCTGCAGCTGGGAAATCCTCAGATCCTTCTGCCGAAGCTGTTCTGCTGCTGCccgcaggggagggaggcagtcaCATGGCTGGCCTGGTCCCAGGAAgcagggatgggggcagagaaCCACACACAGCACGTTGAGCATCCCAGAGGGGCATAACCTTCTCGTTCAACTCCTAGCCAGTGCGGTCATCTCCTGACAACTTCCCCAACAGCCTCTTCTACATCCCTGGTGGTCTCAATCAGCAGCCCTCTCCAACTTCAATACATTCCATCTGTTGCAGCTTTCATTCCGATA
This genomic stretch from Lynx canadensis isolate LIC74 chromosome D1, mLynCan4.pri.v2, whole genome shotgun sequence harbors:
- the ROM1 gene encoding rod outer segment membrane protein 1; translation: MAPVLPLVLPLQPRIRLAQGLWLLSWLLALAGGLTLLYSGHLQVQLWHLSTFLAPSCPFAALPRVALAAGAVALGTGLVGAGTSRASLDAAQYPPWRKVLGPLLVVGTAGGGGLLVLALGLALALPGSLDTGLEEGLGTALVHYKDTEVPGHCHAKRLLDELQLRHHCCGRHGYKDWFGVQWVSSRYLDPNDQDVVDRIQSNVEGLYLIDGVPFSCCNPHSPRPCLQSRLSDPHAHPLFDPRQPNLNLWAQGCHGVLLGHLQGLASTLGSMLAVTFLLQTLVLLGLRYLQTALEGLGGVIDGEGETQGYLFPSGLKDMLQTAWRQGGVAHRPAPEETPPEEAPPKEGPPEA
- the B3GAT3 gene encoding galactosylgalactosylxylosylprotein 3-beta-glucuronosyltransferase 3, encoding MKLKLKNVFLAYFLVSIAGLLYALVQLGQPCDCLPPLRAAAEQLRQKDLRISQLQADLRRPPPAPAQPPEPEALPTIYVVTPTYARLVQKAELVRLSQTLSLVPRLHWLLVEDAEGPSPLVSGLLAASGLLFTHLAVLTPKAQRLREGEPGWVRPRGVEQRNRALDWLRRGGGAVGGEKDPPPAGTRGVVYFADDDNTYSRELFEEMRWTRGVSVWPVGLVGGLRFEGPRVQDGRVVGFHTAWEPNRPFPVDMAGFAVALPLLLAKPNAQFDATAPRGHLESSLLSHLVDPKDLEPRAANCTRVLVWHTRTEKPKMKQEEQLQRQGRGSDPAVEV